The Rhinolophus sinicus isolate RSC01 linkage group LG15, ASM3656204v1, whole genome shotgun sequence region CGAAAACACTGTCAAATCAAATTACACCAGAGGtttaaatgtcaaaatagaaGACATAGGGTCACTGTTACAGGGGGAGACGATGAAACTGGGGCTCCCAGCAGGGCTTGGGGACTCGGCACTGGTTAAGTAGGACCCATGGGTGCAGCACCCTCCAAACTGGTGTCAGAGCTTGCAGATGAGTCCCGGGAGGGGCATCCCTGCAGGAAGCGGATGATCTTCTCAATGGTGGCCTCCTGGTACTCGTGGGACCACCTGTGGGTACAGAGGCTGGTGGGTcagagggcagggcagagggagcTGCTGGCTGGGGTACCCACCCCGCCTCCTCACTTGATGCCATTGAAGGTGAGCACAGCTTGCATGTCctcaggcagggcctggggctccGGCCACTTGAAGCCATCAATGACAGGTACAATATTCTTGCCACAGCTCAAAGCAGTCACAATCTCctggagaaagaagaagggaggaggaagagacccGGGTCCCCATCCAGGGACAGGGGAGGGCCAGTCACAGCCTGAGGCTGAGCCCAGGGTGGGTGCTGGTCCTGAAATCCACCTTGACTTCTCCCTCACCCCTTGtggtgtaataaaaaataaatatttggtcttcatcctaGGTTCCTGATACAAGCTCTTAACACCCTTGGAATCCCCAGAGGACTGGGGATAGGGATGCGTAGATAGCTTTAGGATGGAGGCTGCTTGGCAGAAAGACCAAGCTCTGATTAGAAGGTTGGAACTTTTAGCcccctctcccacacacacacccagcgaggggagaggggctggagattgagtgcAGTCAGCCATGGCCAATGACTTAATCGTGCCCTCATAATAAAAcctccacacacacccctaagGATGGGGTGGATTAGTGAACCCTCtaggtgctgggagagtggcctggagagggcatggaagctctgtgccctcCTGTctgcgcccccaccccccactttgcCCTGTGCACCTCTTACATTTGgatgttcctgagttgtatcctttataataaaccaggaGTAGTtaaagtgctttcctgagttctgcaCATCAttttagcaaattattgaacctgaggagAGGGGTCCTGGGAACTCCTGGATTTGTAGCCAAGTCAGACAGAGGTGTGGCTAGCCTGGGAACAGGACTTtcaactggcatctgaagtgagggcagACTTGTGGTGCTGAGCTTCTCAACCCGTGGAGTCTGACACTTGCTCTGGGTAGTTGGATCAAAATTGAATTGagggacacccagttggtgtcggTAAATTGGttgttggtgtggggaaaaaacccacacaaTTTGGTgtcagaagaaaaatatcacagcCCCTGCATCTAAATTGATCCATTATGAGCCCTTACTTTTTCTAAGATCCACCCATTTTTCTCTACCTCCACCCCACCACCTCCCTGTTCCAACCCCCTTGTCTTTATCCCCCACCAGGTCTCTTCTCATCCACTCTTGCCCCCTTCATCCAGCTACtctgtaaaatgcaaatctgatcctGCCACCCCACTACTTAAATCTCTTCAAGAATTTACATGGCTCTTAAACCATATTAAGGAGTTTGAACTTGATTCTGAAGGTCCTGAGTGATTGGCCATAACTCACGTCTCAAACATGCTTGCACTGTCCTCTCAGCCACAAAGACCTTGCAGCCCTTAGGTTTACCATCCTCCTTCGCtgcacagggcctttgcacatgctgtttcctctgtttctgccCCTTTCCTGCCCCTTCACCTAGCTAACACCTacttatttttctgatttgtaCCCAATCAACACTTTCCCCAGGAAGTCTTCCCCCTCTTCCCTGACCAGGTCAGATCCCCCTATTGTAGCACCTTATAGACTTTGCAGTCCATGCTACAGTTGCAAATCTAAATGAATTATTAAGTAACTTACTTATTATCTGTCTTCCCCACCAGACATAAGGGCAGGGATCAGGTCTGGTTTTTACTCACCTTGTATTTCAGTATCTTTCACAAAGCCATGCCCATAGTCAGCCCTTGCTAAATacttgatggatgaatgaatgaatgggacaaCACAGCATAACAGTTAGGGACTGACTCTGGAATCATCAGATCTGGGTTCACATCAAATCTCTGACACAGGCTTTGAGACCTGAGGCAAAAACAAGTCCTTTAAAGCCCGTTTTCTCATATACAAAATAGGGTTAGTGATAGTTCTGATCTTGTAGGATTAACAGTGATATCTCATGACAAGTGGTTAGAACAGTCCCTAGCATGTAATGCACGCTTAGTTAATAATACGTGTTAGTGTTTccttctgtaaagtggagatCATAAACCTACCTCACAAGGTTGTTCTGAGGATACCAACTATAAACGGGTGCTCCGGAAAGTGCTTATTGAATGTTCTTTCCTTTTGAGGGGGAAACACAGGGACTGGATTTTTGTTGGGTGCAGTTCACTTGTGGTTTTCCATATTGATTACACACTAAATGCGGCTTTGGGGAAAGGAGTTTTGAAACCAGAGGCAATTAAGCACTAAAACCAACCAAGAAGGGATGATGGAACCTTTGGAACTGGTCCAAGGCAAAGGCAATGATGGGTGCCATGACCCTTGTAGAGAAGAGCCCTCCTGAGGAAAGAACCTGCATAACTGCAATCTTGATTGGCTTCTGGGGAACCTCTCATGAGAAGAAGGAGGCCAAAGAAGGAAAGAGACTTGCTCCCTAGTCGCACACATGCCCAGCTGAGGAGGGGATCAGGTCTTCACTCAAACCTTCAGATTCCAAGTCCAGGGCCGTTTCAGCCAAGCCCTCTGCCTCGCTGCTGAGAATCTGGATGAATTGTGACCCTGCAGCAGTTTATTTGGGAACCTTTAGACTTTTGCTTCATCCAGAATTACACAGAACCAAAGACAACACACTGCTCATTGCACAGACTCAGAGGCTGGCCAAGAGAGGAAAATGGCTTATTAGATCACCCAGCTGGTGAAGAATGAGAACTTGATCACAGTCAAATCTTTTGACCTGGTAAACCTAGTGGAAACATAGGGTTTTCCCAGTCAACTCAGCTTCATCAGACTTACTCATCTGTTTCATGGTTGATTCAATTATTCTATAAGCTCTTCAAGAGCCTACTTTGTACCATACATGGTTTTAGACACCAGGGATACCATGTAAATAAGGCAAGGACTGAGCTCTCATGGAGCTCACAaacacttccttttttctttcacaaagcCACCAGCCACCTGCTCTAGGCCTTCAGCCATGATTCTCCAGGGTGTCTCTTTGGCCTGGCTGCCGTCCCCAAACCAAGGCCAGCACTCAGCCCCTAAAACACAGCCTCTGGGGCTTGACCTTCTTCTCCATCGTCAATCTGGACTGTGCTCTCGTGTCAGAGCCTTCCTCGTAAAACCCACTGGCATGGCCTCACTGCCCTCACGGGGTCCCTTTTCCCACTGCTTTACGCGCAAGTCTTTCCCTGCCTTTACATGCTCCACAAGCTGCTTCCATAGTTCTTATCCAGCCAGTAGTGTGCTGGTCAATGTTTAACTAGCTCtccagggggaaaaaaccaaCCAAATAAAACCCTGGTTTGTAGTGTTTACCTATTTCCTTAGTGTCAATACTTCCACCGTGGCTGGCGTCAGGCTACCAACGTGACATCACTGAACGTGGAGCCGGGAAGAGATGCAGACCGTCACTTTGGTGTCAGCTGACTCCAGCCCTATCCCATCATCTCATCCACACCCCCTCAGATCTGCACCATGGAACACAGGTCCCGGGAAAGAGCGtaggttttggagtcagagagatgGAGTTCAAAGCCCAGCTTTTCCGATTTCCACACCAGTGTGGCcatgggaaaaattattttactttgggcctcagttttttgATCTGAGATGGAGAAAGCAATACCAGTGATGCATGTAGGTTTTTGGCATCTTTCTCATCCCTACTTTTGTTCTTCACTCACGCCATTCCACTGCCTGGGATGCCTTCTCTTCCATTTACCTAAATTCTTAAGACGCTTCTCAAGTCCTGCCTCCTCCATGGAGCCTTCCCTGATTATTCCAGTCCttaatgtttcttttcccttctccatACTCCTATGGCAAATAAGAGGTTCACCTGCCCAGCTTAGCACTGACACCGACTATCTAGTCACTCTGGGCATGTTCTTGTCACCTTAGCTGCTTTAGGATAGGGCCCCATCTCAGATAACTACTGCATTCCTCAGCCCCGGCCCCAATTCCTACTCACTGATTAATGATGAATAACCTGTGAATGTGATATGCTCCATCCATGGATCCATTCTACAAGTATTCAGTAACTTTCTACGATACGTCAGGCACTGAAGATATAATGGTGAGTTAAACAGTGGTAGTACTCATAATAGTTATgtatattaataatagtaattgcTACCGTTATAGAACAATTACTACAAGCCGGGCATTCTGTTCAGCACTTCACAAATTTTAGCTCTTTTAATCCTTAATAGCAATACACTAAAGAGTTTGGTACTATAATTATCCCACTTTTCAGTAATAAATATGAAGCTCATTCGGAtgaagtaacttacccaagaccagagccaggattcaaattcataGCTGTGTGTGTCACGCTGCTCTCCTGCCCCTCTTCCCTCACAGAggttatttttcaaagcattttcctacctctctgaccctcacaacaatcctacaaGGTGAATAGGACAGGCagattatccttattttatagatgacaaaacgGGCTCAGAGAGcctaagtgacttgttcaagtcCTACTACAGTCAGAGCTGTGACTCCTGACTCCCAGCTGGGCCATGGAGATTGCTGGGGTGTGCAGATGAGAAGGAATAGGAGGAAAACCTTGTCCCTTGTGCCATAGGCCAAAGTGAGACCAGAGGCCAGCCCTACCTTGTGTACCCAATCCTTGCATTCGTGGTCCTGCATGCACTTGTCCAGTGCCCCGGCCGACAGCACCAGCACAAAGTTTCGGGCAGCCATGACACTTTGGATGAGCTTGTCCTCAAACTTGCCCGCTTCCAGCTTCTCCACATCAATGAAGACACTGAAGCCATGCAACTGCAGATGTACCTTTAGGAGGCTGTGAAGAGGTCTTGTGTCACTGCCCTGGCCTCGCTGCAAGGCCCCAGGCTGCCGGCCTGCCCGCTCCTCCTCACCTGGCCAGCTGGGAGCCTGAGTTCCTTCGGTAGCTGATGAAGACATCCGGAATGTCCCCACTCGGCTTGCTGCCCGTGCAAGGCAGCGGGGAGTGTAGCATTTCTGAGGGGACAAGAGACAGCTTGGTGATGCTGGCCCCTCCCCATCAACCACCACGAGGTACATCATCCCCTGCTGGCCCAGCCTTCTCAGCCGAGCCCAGGCAGGGCGGCTTGCTCCAAAAAGGGTCACTGAGGTAGAGAGATGGAGTCTACAGGAAGGAAGGATGCTAAGTCTTGGGGAGTCCCTCTCCGGAGGCAGGCGTTGTGTTTTAGTGACAGTGAAATGCACCTCTGGCCCTGCCCACTCTCCGGAGAGCCAGATCTGCACAGCCAGATGCCTGCAGGCCCTCCAACACATGCCAAGTCCTCCCCTGACCCCCTTCTTCCTAGTTCCCTACCAAAGCTAGAAACCTGCGTGTCAGCCTCAACGCCTGCccgattcattcattcaacagtattAACTAAGCACTTATTGGGTGCCAGGCATGATTCTTAGTGCTGGGGATATAACAGTGAACATCACCAAACCCCGCCCTCCTGGAGCTGATGTTCACTGCTCAGCACCAGACAACATGCTCTGTACAGTCCTCCTACTAAACACCTAGACTCCAGCCCCAGGGACGCCCTATGTCCAGGCCCCCAACTCCAGCTTCCTCAGTGGTCTCCCCAAATCCACACTTGCCCAGTCTAATCTGTGCGCACAGCTGCCAGAGGGATCTTTCTAAAATTCAAGTCTGAGCATGTCATTGTCCCCACTTAAAATCATGTATTGCTCCCTATTTTCTGTGAAAGGGATTTGTTAAGCTGTTTTTTCCATAGGAccctcctgtttttaaaaaaatgaaatcttgggGTTTTCTTGGGAGCTGCaatgtaaaaatgataaaaagctgACCCGATTCAGTGGAAACAAAAGCATGGGGCCAAATCCCAGGCCCTTGTGCCTGACAGGAGCTTAGTATATGCTGGcggaatgaatggatgagtgaaaaGAGTCTATCTTTGCAGAACATTCAGATTTAACACTCACAGACAACATCTGTCTGTTGATCAAGCAGAAAGACAGGTTCAAACTCCAGTTCTGTTATTTAATGGCTTTTGTAACCCTGGGAAATGTATTTAAATGCTTTAAATCTTAGTTTCAGCATCTTTAAAATGAACACCcttgatggaaatgttctttatcgTTGATTAGGATGGTAGTTACACAGGGGTAAGCATTTTTCCAAACTCTTCAAACTGGACACTTTTAAAGTTCAACTATTcctcttttatattctttaagaAGTTttaccttggtgttatgagcactgcgctctaaccactgagcaaaccggccacccTTTGAGATGATTTAAAAAAGCTAATGCCCACTGCATCGAATGAATGTAGAGATTAATGAGATATctgtcaaacacttttttttcctttttggagggtgcagctcacagtggcccatatggggattgaactgacaaccttagtgctatcagcaccacactctaaggaactgagctaaccggccaccaaTATCTGTCAAAAACTTAATACAGGACCTGCCATATAGTAATTGACCATAATTATTAGctaaatagtaaattaaaataaattagtaaataaagTGTTGCTAGAGCCCTAGAATCCACTTTGTCTTTGTGACCTCCCTAGAGCACCTCTAGAAGCCATACTTTGTAAGCTGTTGGATAAGCCCCTTGCCTTCCCACCCACATATCCCATGTATGAACTATCCATCCTTTGTCTCACCTCCATACTTGCATATGTTGCTCCCTCTCCCTGGCTGCTCTTCCTGCTGCCACCAGCTCctacactcccccacccccaccccaccccccacatcttTCAAGACCTGAATAGGCATCCTCTCCTGTCCAAACCCTAGACCTGGCAAGATAGGGTAGGTCGTGCTTCCTCTGAGCTCCCCACGGAGTCCTGGGCATGCCTCCTGCTGTGACCGCCTGCCTGTTTACATACCTGTCTTACTCCCACCCTCCTACCCACCTCAGAATGGGAACTTCTTGAGGGCAAAATGCAACAtattcatctttgcatccccAGAGCCTAGTCTGGCACAGCACGTGCTCCATCAATCTGCAGGGAGGCTCTGAGGCCCCACCACAATGTGTGTTCCCTAGCCCTTCCGGAGCTGGGACTGGGACGGCCGCAGGGTCCCACGTGGGCAGGCTGACCTCTGGCGGCCGTAAGGATGCGGGTGCGATGCACGCCCAGGCGGATGCCGCAGTCCTCCAGGAGCTGCTGCTCTGACACGCGGTGCAGCAGGGAGCGGTCCAGGCCGCAGCTGACCAGGCCATACGTGTACTGGCGGAAGCGCGGGTCCAGGCTGCCCAGCCAGTCAGCCAGGTTGCTGCGGTCGCACGTCGCGTAGTTGGCGAAAGTCTTGAGCTCCGTGAGCTCCCTAAAGAATCTGTATCCCAGGGAGGAGAGGACGCTGAGGTCCTGACTTGGGACTGGCTAGTGGCCGAGGGGGTGTTTAGTTAGACCCGGCGTGGCGCGGGCGGGCAGGAGGCTCCGTACCTCTTGCGGGTGATGCCCGATTTCATGCCTAGGTCGGTCTGGAGTTCCTCGTCCGTGAGCCGCAGAAGCAGGTCGCCATCTACCTGCCGCTCCTGGGGGAGGGGTAAAAGGTCAGCCCTGGGCTCCAAGCACAAGATGCAAGGGGAGGGAACTGGAGACGGCGGTGGGGGAGGCGGATGGGACCCAGATTAGAGCTGACTGACCACAAAAGTGGCTGAGTACAGGCACTCCACCCCCAAAAGGCCACCCTGGCGCCGCGGGCGCGCTGTCCGGGACCCATCACAGCCGCCTTTGTGCAGGGCGCCCCTAGCGGCAGTGCGCCCTCGGGGATGGGCCGGCTCCCGACCCAGGGAGGCAGCGCTGCGCGTCTTACACAGAAACGCCTGCAGTACTGAGAGAAGCCAATCTGCTGCAGCCACATTTGGACCTCGGCCTCCTTCCAGCTGGGCACGCAGGGCAAGATGCGCCGCGGCACATCCTCGCGCAGCAGGCGCAACGCGTTCTTGGCCAGCGACGACGTGGTGCCATTGGTGGAATAGGAAACCAGGCGTTTCAAGCTCTGGACGGCACCGATGTCGCTGAACACCTAGGATAGGTGTGGGGAGAAGGTGTCTTGGATCCATCAGCTCGCCAGCGCCCCCAAATGTGCCAGTTCCTCCCCTCGCCTCTTCTTACGGCTGAAAGTCCCACCATCTGCCCTAGCCCTGCCATCATCCAATAAATCACCGAGTCCTCTGGATTCCCTCTCTTGATGCTTTCTCAAAGCTCTTGACCTGGCAGGTCCGCCTCATGTCTCCCCTCTACAGTTTCCACCTGTCCCGGGATAAAGTCTGAGTCCTCAGTATGGCTCCCAGGCACGGGACAGGGCAGAGGCTGCCCACCACTCCCAGTTCACCTCCACTTTCACCAACCCACACTTGTCTGACACCCGCTCATGAAGGCTCTCCTACCTCTGGGCTTCGTCCCACGGTGTTCCCAGACCCTTAGTTCTTCCAGCCTGTTTTGGGGAATCCCCTCCATCCAATGGAATCCAAATCGATTAGCACCTACTCCATGGCCCTGCTTTGGTTCCCCCACAGCATGGCCCCCACCTCCAATTAGACCTTGTACCACACTCTGAATGCCACTGCCCTTAGCTGATAATGCAGCTTCCACTGGATGATAAGCCGAAGTCATGTCTTAGCCACCCCTGAAGTCCCATACACTGCAGGGCACAGAGTGGGGCTCACTATGTCTTTCCTGAGCTGCACTCACTTGGCCTTGCTGGGAAATGTGCACTCGAGCTGGTGGTCATGGCTGCTGCCCAGACCCAATACTTCCCTACTTCCTTTTAAGTCCCTTCTCCAGAAGCAGAATAACCTGTTTTATAAAGCCAGTCCTCCCACGGCCCAActctggggcacagagaggagaATAAGAAACTCCTAGAACATTGGACCTTGGAAGAGGCCTTAGAGACCCCCTAGCACCGCAGTCTCTTCTTGATCTGTGGGGACACACTCGATGGGTGACAATCATTTGTGAGACACACTCCTCTGAGCAGCCCCAGATGACAGCTGTGGCCCATGTGGTGCACCACTCCCTGTGCATACCTGTCACCAACTCCCAGAGGAATGCAAAGTAGGGAGGGTGACATTATAGGGATAATCTTGATTCTctaatacttaaaaacaaaaaatgcaaacttTTGATAATTTAACTATTACTAGGGTTTTGATAATTTAACTATTACTAATTAACTTTTGATAATTTAACTATTACAGCAATTTTCCAGGGTAAAAACTGCTGCTGTGGTCCACTCCTTCAAATTTCCAGAGGGTAAAAATGAGGCATatagaggcccagagaggggaattCAGacacccaaggtcatacagcaagTTAAAGCAGAGGACGAAGGCTTCAGACCAGTCCCTGGGCACGGGGATCTCTGGAGACTCAGGCGGGAATGATTTGGCTGACACGCTGATATCCTGCTCCAAGCCTTTGTCTACACTCCATCTCATTCCCGGACTCCAGATTCAAACGACAAAGTCGCCCCAAACGACTGGAGTTCCCCAACTGATCATCTCTTGTGTACCTCAAACTCAATCTGTCCCAGTGAACTCACTTTATTCccttcccccccccgccccacccaccTATCTCTCACCCAGTTCACCTTATTTCGGTCTCATCGGCATCTACTGGGTTGCCTATGTCCAGTCAGGAGTCCTCCTTagctcctccctctccttcacccAGCCACCTACCAAGTCCGAATTCTAGCTCTGCAGCAACTCTGGAATCTCgtctacttctctctgcctctctatGCCCTAGTCCCAACCTCCACCATCCCAACTGCcctcttcccccgcccccccagtcATGGCCTCCTATCTGTCCCCCTTGCCTCCAGCTTCATCCTTGCCAATCCCATCTCCACTCAGCACGAgggtaatatttataaaacacaagtGTCCCCTGCTTAAAAACCTTGGTCATGCCTTCCAGATCAGAATGACTGCCATCACCTTAAGTGTACTTCAAATCACCTGAACGTcgtcacttcctctgggaaaccTTCCCAGATGCTCTCTAACCCCTCACCTCCACCCTACTCCACACCGGCACCCACCTTGGTCTTGCCCTGCAGGCTCTTGATGGCAACTTCAGCACACAGATAGAAAGCCCCGATGCACTGCGCTTCCAAGCGCGACGAGTCGAGCAGCGGCACGAGGCGCTGCAGGTCATCTGGACCGCGGCCCTGGCTGGTGTCGCTGGCGTCCACCAGGCAGCGGGCGAAGTGACCGGGGTCCAGCGAGGCCACGAGCGGCTCCACGAGCGCCAGCGTGCCGGAGCGCTCCACCTCGCGCTCCACCTCCTTGTTGGTGGCCAGCACCGCCACAGCGAGGCACGCGTGCAGCCGCAGCAGctcgtcctctttggagaaggcGAGCGGGAAGAGCCACTCGGCGGCGCGCTTCTCCACCATGCGCCGCTGCGCCGCCTGGCCCCCGTGCAGCGCGCAGTTGGCCAGCGCCAGCGCACAGTGACGGAGCAGCACCCGGTCCGTGAGGCGGCACCAGTACAGCACCGCATCCAGTCCGCCCTCTGCCACCAGTCGCTGGCACGTCTCCTCCGAGTGCTTGAACATGTGCTCCAAGATGCCGGCTACGCTTCGCGCCAGCTCCACCGGCTCACGCTCCTTTGCCAGGTTCAAGATGACGCCCAGTCCGATGCGCGCCACCCGGTCCCTGCCCAGAGAAAGTGGGAGGGGGACGGTAGAGTTGCTCTGGCCTGGGGTGCTTGGCTTGCCCCGTGGGGACCATGGCTTGGTCACTTATACTTTCTGGGCCTCACTAGTGTCATATAAGACGTGAGGGAGAGAATTAtcctccctcttttcccctcGCCTCTTGCCCGGGAAGACTAGATTTCTCTGATCATAACAGTGCTCCATCCTGGTCACATCCATTTCCTCCCCTACACCCTCCCCTAGAGAGGCAgtatgtgtggtggttaaaaaccCTAAGCTCTGGAGCACATCTCCTAGGTCCTGGTTTCAAATTCTTTGCCATTTtctagctgtgggaccttggatacctaccttagtttcctcatctcataaataagataaaaagaataCCTACTCCATAGGGTTACTAGGAGAACTAATGtgataattcatgtaaagtgtttgccacagtgcctagcacatagaaaagattcaataaatgttaacttctTATCATTTGAAGTGTCACTTGAAGCACACGACAGCCTTGCCTTCAAACTTCTCTTCACTCCATGCTGTGTGACtgaagtgtatttatttattcagtcaacagacgttgattgaaaatctattttgtgccaggcactgtgctaggggCTGAAGCTAGGGGCTGAAGTTAAACAGTGGCTAGGAGTGATGGAAGCTTATACTCAGTTAATAGAGAGACAAGTAGTAAGCAAGCATACAATGAATGAACAGGGTGATAGTGGTATGACCATaaggacaaaacaaaatcagGTGATGTAATGGAGAGTGCCTGAATGCAGGCATATgtctgaggaagtgacatctgaAAATTAAATGTCCAGAGAGCCCTGCCTGCAAGTATCTGGGAAAAGAATATaacaggcagagagaacagcaaggaCAAAGCCCTGAGGGCTGATGAGTTTGGCATGTTTGAGGAATAGAAAGAAGACCAGAGATATTTACAATGTCTAAAACCAACAAGAGAttcatatatagaatatataaataaatattcaaatccACAAGAAAAAGGCAGTGAATCCAATAGGGAATGCGTAAAGGACATAAGCAGGCAATTTATAAGGGAGGAaatctaaaatgttaacaaacaAAGAGGTGCTCTAACTCGCTGGTaatcagagaagtgaaaattGAAACCGCGATGACTTTCCACCTATTACATAGGCAAAAAGCAGAAGCCGGGCAGCACTAAAGGTTGGTGAGGTGTGAGgctcttgggggtgggggctctgtGGGTGCAGCCTGGGACAGTCAACTTGGAGAGCAGGCTGGCATGAGTGGATGAAATGAAGGTGACACACATCCTAGGAGACAGATATTAGGGCTCTTGGGTTTATATCCCAAAGAGGTTGTCACACAGATCCACAAGAGGACGTGGCCAAGGCCATTCACTGCAATGTTATTTGTGATGGAGAGTTTCGGGAGTAGTCCCTGTGTCAAGCCTGGGAGAGTGGAGAGGTAACATGGGCACATGCCCACTCTGGAGGACTATGGAGCAGTTACGAGTGATCGAGCAGACGATAAAACAGCACCATGAAAGATCTCAACACAACACTGAGTGAGGAAAACTAAAAACTAGAATGTACTACATAACACAGCACCATTTGTGCAAATtaaacatacatgcacacaacACAAGAACAAAGGGTTTACCAGAACACAGACAGAAAGGTATGTATTAAATATACTGAATGATTGCCTAGGGAATTAAGTCAGAAAGCTGGTGGGGACATTAATCAAGAGAAGGGGAG contains the following coding sequences:
- the SARM1 gene encoding NAD(+) hydrolase SARM1, translating into MRLAGEAGPGYGRGWGRLWGGATQAAGEETREHKRLGVGSRSAASQGRAGLLQNISASQAGAGAPLCSGCCLLDPPATGSILCLPALSSCPSPLSGPASLSPATSSQVLPSPHLQNSGQRPCLVTSSPSLPPTSSSPWSPLGSRCSQGPGGSARPHPLQSRDVLRSPAPLALTLFLFAYELCRFFSMLGPRPEAERLAVPGPDMEGGASLRWTTGGHKAYQVSPGASTEVRSALDSALPELQQALSELKQAGSSRAVGTCLDEIFQLVEDAWLLPTVGREVAQDLCDAIRLDGGLDLLLRLLQETELETRVQAARLMEQVLVAENRDRVARIGLGVILNLAKEREPVELARSVAGILEHMFKHSEETCQRLVAEGGLDAVLYWCRLTDRVLLRHCALALANCALHGGQAAQRRMVEKRAAEWLFPLAFSKEDELLRLHACLAVAVLATNKEVEREVERSGTLALVEPLVASLDPGHFARCLVDASDTSQGRGPDDLQRLVPLLDSSRLEAQCIGAFYLCAEVAIKSLQGKTKVFSDIGAVQSLKRLVSYSTNGTTSSLAKNALRLLREDVPRRILPCVPSWKEAEVQMWLQQIGFSQYCRRFCERQVDGDLLLRLTDEELQTDLGMKSGITRKRFFRELTELKTFANYATCDRSNLADWLGSLDPRFRQYTYGLVSCGLDRSLLHRVSEQQLLEDCGIRLGVHRTRILTAAREMLHSPLPCTGSKPSGDIPDVFISYRRNSGSQLASLLKVHLQLHGFSVFIDVEKLEAGKFEDKLIQSVMAARNFVLVLSAGALDKCMQDHECKDWVHKEIVTALSCGKNIVPVIDGFKWPEPQALPEDMQAVLTFNGIKWSHEYQEATIEKIIRFLQGCPSRDSSASSDTSLEGAAPMGPT